The following proteins are encoded in a genomic region of Arachis ipaensis cultivar K30076 chromosome B02, Araip1.1, whole genome shotgun sequence:
- the LOC107627384 gene encoding zinc finger protein 3-like, whose amino-acid sequence MAAQNSDACPSKSSSISEGSGNNTNNTRDNDLATELVDQASNSRTMLAFVKLSNDDSSLRCSSKVQELDFFNPGKRVTKESSPSLANNIDEGKNKNTEEKTTSESRTFSCNFCNRNFSSSQALGGHQNAHKQERAIAKRRQAIDASGFGHPHFPYYSTYPSLTSHPLYNRALGVRIDSMIHKPNSYPWSRLRFDHNNHNWSRSGMLEGLQLNGGGSSNLNLFREDDNGGSRTIPLLGVSSTNVASTSNSAINNNPTRIDDTHDQNPKPDEPSTTMSPSLDLSLKL is encoded by the coding sequence ATGGCAGCACAAAATTCGGATGCATGTCCTTCTAAATCCTCTAGCATCTCTgaagggagtggtaataacaccAACAATACGAGGGACAATGATTTGGCAACCGAACTGGTGGACCAAGCCTCCAATTCGAGAACGATGTTGGCATTTGTAAAGCTCTCGAACGATGATTCATCGCTTCGTTGTTCTTCGAAAGTGCAGGAGCTCGATTTTTTCAACCCGGGAAAGAGGGTGACGAAAGAATCCTCGCCTTCTTTGGCTAACAACATTGATGAAGGAAAGAATAAAAACACCGAGGAGAAGACTACTTCAGAGTCTAGAACCTTCTCTTGTAACTTCTGTAACAGAAATTTCTCGTCTTCGCAAGCCCTAGGAGGGCACCAAAACGCACACAAACAGGAGCGCGCCATAGCGAAACGTCGCCAAGCAATCGACGCATCTGGCTTTGGTCACCCTCACTTTCCTTATTATTCTACTTACCCTAGCTTGACCTCTCACCCTTTATATAATAGGGCACTTGGGGTAAGGATCGACTCCATGATTCACAAACCTAATTCTTATCCTTGGTCTCGTCTTAGGTTTGATCATAATAACCATAATTGGTCACGGTCAGGGATGCTTGAGGGATTGCAACTAAATGGAGGAGGTTCttcaaatttgaatttgtttAGAGAAGATGATAACGGTGGCAGTAGAACTATTCCCCTATTAGGAGTTTCTTCTACAAATGTTGCTTCTACTTCTAATTCAGCCATCAATAACAACCCAACAAGGATTGATGATACTCATGATCAGAATCCAAAGCCAGATGAACCTTCCACTACTATGTCTCCAAGCCTTGATTTGTCGCTTAAGCTTTAA